A stretch of DNA from bacterium:
GTATCTGTTAGTGGCCACAATAAACCCATTAGGCTCGAGCCTACGAACGTCGAGTGGGTCGCTACGTGCTTCGGGGAAAACCGGGACAAGTGGGTTGGCAAGATAATCCAACTTTGGCGATCCAAGACAGAAATCAATGAAGAGAAAATCCCTTGCATCACAGTTCGAGTTCCCACGCCGAGAGAAACCGGTGAGCCATGGGAGTAAACGCAGTCCAAATATTTGACCAGACGGTTCTGGTGGCCATCGCCGCTGCATCGGAGAGGTGGACACCCTGATGTCTCTTCGGCGCAGCCAGGCCGTTGCGATTCAGCAGCCTGTCCGCTGCGCCATCTACACCCGCAAGTCCACCAACGAGGGACTCGACCAGGCCTTCAACTCACTCGACAACCAACGAGATGCTGGCGAGTCCTACATTGCGAGCCAGCGCCACGAGAACTGGACGGTGTTGACAGATCAGTACGACGACGGTGGATTCAGCGGCGGCAACACAGAGCGGCCTGCGCTCAAGCGTCTCCTGGCCGATGCTGAGGCCGGCCGGATCGACATCATCGTCGTCTACAAGCTGGATCGGCTGAGTCGTTCGCTCCTCGACTTTCTGAACCTCCATCGCTCCCTGGAATCCCTTGGTGTCCAGATCGTATCGGTGACCGAGCCGATCGACACGCGGACGCCGATC
This window harbors:
- a CDS encoding recombinase family protein, whose translation is MSLRRSQAVAIQQPVRCAIYTRKSTNEGLDQAFNSLDNQRDAGESYIASQRHENWTVLTDQYDDGGFSGGNTERPALKRLLADAEAGRIDIIVVYKLDRLSRSLLDFLNLHRSLESLGVQIVSVTEPIDTRTPI